The window CGCCATCATGGCGCCCATGCTGGCGCGGGTGCCGGCCACCATGCCTTTCTGGTGGCTGCGCAGGTCGTTATAAGCATCGTCGATCGATTCGAGCGGCTCCATGAAGCCGGGCATTTTCTTGCGCAGCATCTGGGTCAGCACGGTCTGGCTGTCCGGGAAAAACTTGAGCGGATTATTGTTGCGCATCACAACCATCGTGACATCGGCCTTGACCTCTTGCTTGACCAGCGAGCGCAGGGCCAGCAAGTCGATGGTGCCTTGCAGCGAGCTGGCCATCAGCTTGCCCATCAGTTCCATCAACTCCGGCGTCAGGCCGGAACCGAGCGCATCGGCGGGTATGCCGGCGCCACGCAGGAAAGCCTGCTTCAGTGTTTCAATGTCATCAAGCACGACGTTAGTATTCATGAGTGCGGGGCCGCGGGGAGCGTCGATGTTTATCTCAAGCAATCATGCCAGATTTAACGATTAAGCGCATCAATCGGATGAACCTAATTTACGCATTTTGCCTCAGGACAACGCAATTTGCCGTCTCTTCCGGCATGAACACCGTTCTGGGTGGTCATGCGACGGCCCTGCTGCTTATTTGCTGGGCAGCCGGGCGCGTGACACGTTTAGTGTAGCTGCATAACTGCCCCGCCGCAAAGTCCAGCTCATCGGTCGCGCAACAGGATGCCGTACGGCATCGCCTGGGCTTGGCTCTTTCAGGCGTCGATAAAGCGCATCTTGAAGCTGCGGCCCTTGATATTGCCGAAGTCGCGCCCGAGCTTGTTGCCGGCGTTGAGGCGCTGGAATGCCTGCTCGGCCACGTGGCGGTCGAGCGCGACATAGGTCATGAACTCGAACACATTGATCTTGCCGACCTGTTCCTTGGTCAGTCCGGCGTCGCCGGTCAGCGCGCCCAGCAGGTCGCCCGGGCGCAGCTTGTCTTTCTTGCCGCCCATGATGACCAGGGTGACCATCGGCGCCGGCGCGGCCGCTTCGCCATCGTCGGCCAGTTCCGACAGCGGATGCCAGCTGACCGGTGCGTGCTGGTATTCCTCGATCAGCTTCACCCATTTCTTTTCGTTCGGTGCGCACAGGGTCAGCGCCAGGCCCGATTCGCCGGCGCGGCCGGTGCGCCCGACGCGGTGGATGTGCACTTCGGTGTCTTTCGACACGTCGGCATTGATCACCGCGCCCAGGTTGGCGATGTCGAGGCCGCGCGCGGCCACGTCGGTTGCCACCAGCACCGAGCAGCTGCGGTTGGAAAACAACACCAGGATCTCGTCGCGCTCGCGCTGTTCCAGTTCGCCGTACAGCGCCAGCGCCGAAAAGCCCTGCGCGCGCAGTTCGTCGGCCAGTTCGCGGCAATGGACCTTGGTGTTGCAAAAGGCCAGGGCCGAGACCGGCTTGAAATGCTTGAGCAGGCGCCCGACCGCCTGGTCGCGGTTGTCGAAGCCGACTTCATAGAAGCGCTGCTCGATCTGGTCGCCGCTGTGCTGGGCTTCGACCACCACTTCCACCGGGTTCCTCAGGAACGATTCGGTGGCGCGGCGGATATCGTCCGGATAGGTGGCCGAAAACAGCAGGGTCTGGCGGCGCGACGGGCAGGCGCTGACAATGCCGGCGATCTCGTCGTAGAAACCCATGTCGGTCATGCGGTCCGCTTCGTCCAGCACCAGGGTCTGCACCTTGGACAGGTCGATGCTGCCGCGGCCGAGGTGGTCGCGGATGCGGCCTGGCGTGCCGACCACGATGTGGGCGCCGTGTTCGAGCGAGGCGATCTGCGGGCGCATGGGCGCGCCGCCGGTGAGCGTGAGCACCTTGATATTGCCTTCGCCGCGCGCCAGGCGGCGCAATTCATTGGCCACCTGGTCGGCCAGTTCGCGCGTGGGGCACAGCACCAGGCCCTGCACCGCGAACCAGGCGGGGTTCAGCTTGTGCAAAATGCCGATGCCGAAGGCGGCGGTCTTGCCGCTGCCGGTCTTGGCCTGGGCGATCAGGTCGCGCCCGTCGAGCACGTGCGGCAGGCTCTTGGTCTGGATGTCGGTCATCTCGCGATAGCCGAGCGAGTCCAGATTGGCCAGGAAGGTGGCGGTGAGCGGCAGGGTGGCGAAGGCGTTTGGATTCATGGTGGTGCTCGGGCAAAAGGGGATGGCCTCAGTCTAACAGGCGACCGGAGATGGATGTACTGCGATGGCGCGGCACGGCTGCCGCGCCGGGGATGTTACGCGGCAGCCCAGTTGGGCAGGCCGGTCAGGTCGGTATTGTCGTCGCGCCGCCACACCGGCAGGCCGCTGGCATCGGTTTCGTCGAGCAGTTCGAGCTGTTGCTGGCGGATAGTGGCTTTGCGCTGGCGCGGCACCGTGGTGCGGCGCGCTTCGGCAGGGGGGTGAACGAGCGGCGCAGCCGCGCCGAACCCCGGCAGATCGAAGGTCGCGTTATCTTTTTTGTCTCTCATGGGAAGCGCGGTGGACTGGCTTGAAGGCAGCTAGTCCCTTTCTAAAAACAAAAGCCCGGCTGTGTGAAGAGTCGGGCTCAGTTCAAAATGTGTTTGGTTGCGGGGACAGGATTTGAACCTGTGACCTTCGGGTTATGAGCCCGACGAGCTGCCAGACTGCTCCACCCCGCGTCTGAGCGGCGAATTGTACAGGGGTTCTCGCACAAGTGCAATGGCCGGAAATGACTTGGGCTTTCCGGCGCACTGGCGCTGGCTGTCATGACGGCCATGCTACAGTTTGCAGACATCGCTTACTCATTCCATTTGCCCATGCATATTCCGACTTTGCACACCGAACGACTTGTCCTGCTGCCGCTGTCGGCCGCATGCGAGGATTTGTACGCCTCCTTTTATACCGATGCCGACGCATCCGGCCCTTACGGCGGTCCGCTCACCAGCGCCGGCGCCTGGTCCCGGCTCGCGGCCGATCTGGGCGCCTGGCATTTGCAGGGTTTTGGTGTCTGGGCGATTGCGCGGCGGGAGGGTGGCGACTTGCTTGGGGTATGCGGTTTCTGGCAGGGCAAAGGTTGGCCGCGTGAGCTGACCTGGTGGCTGCTGCCGAAGGCACGCGGCGCCGGTATCGCCCAGGAAGCGTCGCGCGCCGTGATCGAGCATGCGTTTCAGGTGTTTCGGTGGGAGTCGGTCGACACGTACATGAATGACGATAACCACGCGGCGCGCGCGCTGGTGCTGCGCCTTGGCGCAACGTTGACAGGGCGTTCCCGCTTTCCGGATGGTCTGGAGCGTGACGTTTTTCGTCTTCCCCGGCCGAACCCGATGGCCGCTTCCGAAGAATAAGGGCAGGCCGTGCTTGCGGGCGCCTGACGCGACTGTCAGCGCAAGCCGTAACGCTCGCGCAGCGCTTGCAGGGTGCCGTTCTTTTCCAGCCGCGCGATGGCGGCGTTCACGCGCGCCAGGTCGTCCGGCGTGGTGCTGGCCCGGCTGAGCATCAGGTGCACCGGCGCCTGCTGCACCACAAAGGGCAGCTGGCGCAGCACCAGCTTCTGGCGCTGCGCCTCATACAGCACGGCGGCGCGGTCGCCCATGATCAGCGGCGCGCGTCCGGCGCCGAGCATGCGCATGCCCTGATCGAACGAGGCGAAATCGAACAGGCGGCCGCTGGCGCGCAGCGTTGGCGCGGCCTGCGCGAATCCGGACCCGTACCAGCCGATGCGCGGCGCCAGCAGGGCGGCCTGTCCGCGCGCCAGCGCCGGCATGCCATTGATGCCCGCGTAGCGCGCATAGTCGCGCGCCAGTGCGAACAGCGCCACCGTCTCGTGGCGGTAGGCGTTGGAAAAGCGCGCGAAACGGCGCCGTTCGGGCGTGTCGGTGGCGGCCAGCATCAGGTCGAATTCGCCGCGCTCGAACAGCAGCATGCGGCGCACGGTCGGCATCGGCGGCGCCGTCACCAGGGTGCAGCCGGCTTCCTTGAAGATGGCCTTGGCCATGTCCATATCGAGGCCGGTCTGGACGTTTTCCTCATTGGTGAAGGAGTAGGGCGGCCACTCCTCGCTGACCATGTTCAGCGGCCGGCTGCAGGCGAGCGCCTGCCCGCTCGCCAGAACGGCGGCGGCCAGCAGCGCCGTTACAGTGCGCGCAGACGCCATAGCGATGTCAGTTCGGCGGCGCGTGCGGCATGCTGCGGGTCGGTGGGGTCGCTGGCGCGCGGGTGGGTGGGGCGTACGTCGTGGCGCTCGACCACCTGCAGGCCGCCGGCCGCGATCAGCGCCAGCAACTGCTCGCGCGGACGCAGGCCGAGGTGCTCGGCCAGGTCGGACAGGATCAGCCAGCCCTCGCCGCCGGGCGCCAGATGGGCCGCCAAGCCTTTCAAAAAGCCCTTGAGCATGCGGCTGTCCGGATCGTACACCGCGTATTCGATCGAGGAACTCGGGCGCCCCGGCAGCCAGGGAGGATTGCACACCACCAGGTTAGCGCGTCCCTCGGGGAACAGGTCGGCCTGGACCACCTCGACCTTGCCCGACACGCCCAGGCGCTGCAGGTTTTCGCTCGCGCAGGAGAGGGCGCGCGCATCCATGTCGGTAGCGACCACGCGCCCGACGCCGCGCTGCGCCAGCAGGGCCGCCAGCACGCCGGTGCCGGTGCCGATATCGAAGGCCAGCGCGCACGCGGGCGGCAGCGGGGCGTCGGCCACCAGCGCCACGTACTCGCCGCGGATTGGCGAAAACACGCCGTAGTGGGGGTGGATGCGCGCTTCCAGCGCCGGAATCTCGACGCCGTTCTTGCGCCACTCGTGGGCGCCGATCAGGCCAAGCAGTTCGCGCATCGATGCCACGAACGGTTCGTCGCCGCGTCCGTAGGCTTCGTTGCAGGCTTGCTTGACGTCCGGCGCGCGGCGCAGCGGCACGCTGTAGTCGGCCTCGAACGGCAGCAGCAGCATGGCCAGCGTGCGCGCGCGCTGCGACTGGGCCTGGCGGTGCAGGTGGAACGCGTCGGCCGGCGAGGCAGGTACCTTGGCTGGCTTGGCGCGTCCGCCTTTATGGTCGGCGCGCCGCGCCAGCGCCTGCAGCAGCTGGCGCGCGTTGTGAAAGTCGCCGCGCCAGAGCAGGGCGGTGCCTTCGCAGGCCAGGCGATAGGCCACATCGGCCGGGGTTTTGTCATCGGCGATGACCACCTTTTTGGGCGGCGGCATGCCGCTCTCGGAGCGCCAGCGCGCACTGCGCGGCTGGCCCTCTTCGGTCCAGTGGATGCGCGCCGGGGCGTCGGCAGTGTGTTCAGGTTGCATGGGGGCGATCGGTCAGTGGTGCAAAAACGGAAAACGGCAAGCGCCCCGTGCGGGCGCGGGGCGTCAATATGACTATTATACGTGGGCCGGGCGTGCCGTCAGGCCGCGCCCTCAGGCGCTGGCGAAGATGCTGGCGGCGGAGGCGCCGCCGTAAGAGTTGGCCAGCGCCTTGCTGCGGTCCAGTGGGGCCGCGGCCGGTTCTTCCGCACGCGGACGGGGCGCGAGCAGGGCGGCGCGGTCGACCAGGCGCAGCAGCCGCAGGCTCAGATTGCCGCCCAGGCTGTCGCCATTCTCGCCCGACGATCCCTTGACGGGCGCCTGCAGCTCGCGTCCGAGCAGTTTGAACAGTTCGTTCAGGCTGCCGGGGAACTTGACGGGCGGCAGCGGTTTGCCGGTCAGCACCAATACATCGGGCGCATCGAGCTGGGCCGGGCGGCTGGCGGGCGCCGCCGCTTCGGTGGCGGCGCTGGCGCTGGCCTCGTATTTGACCTCCAGCTCGAAATCGAAAGTCTGGCCGTCGGCCGTGACCAGCTGGCCGGTGCCGATGAAGCTGGCGCTCTCGTTGAGGGAAAAGGCGCTGCCGCGCACGCTGCCGCTCTGGCTGGCCGAGGCTGAAAACGCCGACTGGGCCTGCACCGATACCGCATCGAACCTGACGCTGGCGCCCTTGGCGGCGTCGCCGAACAGTTTGCCGACGAAAGTATCGAGAAATTTCTGGGCTACATCGACGGTCGACGTGGCCAGCTCGTTCACGCGGTTCGTCAGGCTCTGCGAGGACAGGCTGACGTTATCGTTGTACAGGGAGACCGGATCGACCACCGGCAGGCGCGCGGCGACATTGCCGCTGGCGGGCGCCAGCTGCGCGCCGACACCCCTGCCGCCAGCCTGCGCGGGGGCAGGAAGAATGGTGGAGGCGGGCGGGCGGGCGCTCAGGGCGGACAAGAAAGACATGGCGGTCAGACAATAAAAAAGTTGCGTTACTGACCATAACGGCAGCCATGCCGATTACTTTAGTTATTTTTCTATTATTTTTTTATTGCCTTGAGGAATCTCAATCAATGGTGATGGGACCATTGCCCTTCTGGCGATGCGAGATAGGATTCAACAGCGTCCTTGTTTCCGGTGGCATGGCGTTTCAGGACC of the Massilia violaceinigra genome contains:
- a CDS encoding methyltransferase; its protein translation is MQPEHTADAPARIHWTEEGQPRSARWRSESGMPPPKKVVIADDKTPADVAYRLACEGTALLWRGDFHNARQLLQALARRADHKGGRAKPAKVPASPADAFHLHRQAQSQRARTLAMLLLPFEADYSVPLRRAPDVKQACNEAYGRGDEPFVASMRELLGLIGAHEWRKNGVEIPALEARIHPHYGVFSPIRGEYVALVADAPLPPACALAFDIGTGTGVLAALLAQRGVGRVVATDMDARALSCASENLQRLGVSGKVEVVQADLFPEGRANLVVCNPPWLPGRPSSSIEYAVYDPDSRMLKGFLKGLAAHLAPGGEGWLILSDLAEHLGLRPREQLLALIAAGGLQVVERHDVRPTHPRASDPTDPQHAARAAELTSLWRLRAL
- the tagH gene encoding type VI secretion system-associated FHA domain protein TagH; translation: MNTNVVLDDIETLKQAFLRGAGIPADALGSGLTPELMELMGKLMASSLQGTIDLLALRSLVKQEVKADVTMVVMRNNNPLKFFPDSQTVLTQMLRKKMPGFMEPLESIDDAYNDLRSHQKGMVAGTRASMGAMMARLKPELFEAEVSGGGMMGTLIPSRRQAEIWKTYKQAYHTAEAEAKDQFKTIFGPAFLAAYEKEVERSNAAGISNG
- the dbpA gene encoding ATP-dependent RNA helicase DbpA, which codes for MNPNAFATLPLTATFLANLDSLGYREMTDIQTKSLPHVLDGRDLIAQAKTGSGKTAAFGIGILHKLNPAWFAVQGLVLCPTRELADQVANELRRLARGEGNIKVLTLTGGAPMRPQIASLEHGAHIVVGTPGRIRDHLGRGSIDLSKVQTLVLDEADRMTDMGFYDEIAGIVSACPSRRQTLLFSATYPDDIRRATESFLRNPVEVVVEAQHSGDQIEQRFYEVGFDNRDQAVGRLLKHFKPVSALAFCNTKVHCRELADELRAQGFSALALYGELEQRERDEILVLFSNRSCSVLVATDVAARGLDIANLGAVINADVSKDTEVHIHRVGRTGRAGESGLALTLCAPNEKKWVKLIEEYQHAPVSWHPLSELADDGEAAAPAPMVTLVIMGGKKDKLRPGDLLGALTGDAGLTKEQVGKINVFEFMTYVALDRHVAEQAFQRLNAGNKLGRDFGNIKGRSFKMRFIDA
- a CDS encoding substrate-binding periplasmic protein, with protein sequence MASARTVTALLAAAVLASGQALACSRPLNMVSEEWPPYSFTNEENVQTGLDMDMAKAIFKEAGCTLVTAPPMPTVRRMLLFERGEFDLMLAATDTPERRRFARFSNAYRHETVALFALARDYARYAGINGMPALARGQAALLAPRIGWYGSGFAQAAPTLRASGRLFDFASFDQGMRMLGAGRAPLIMGDRAAVLYEAQRQKLVLRQLPFVVQQAPVHLMLSRASTTPDDLARVNAAIARLEKNGTLQALRERYGLR
- a CDS encoding GNAT family N-acetyltransferase, with amino-acid sequence MTAMLQFADIAYSFHLPMHIPTLHTERLVLLPLSAACEDLYASFYTDADASGPYGGPLTSAGAWSRLAADLGAWHLQGFGVWAIARREGGDLLGVCGFWQGKGWPRELTWWLLPKARGAGIAQEASRAVIEHAFQVFRWESVDTYMNDDNHAARALVLRLGATLTGRSRFPDGLERDVFRLPRPNPMAASEE